A genomic window from Solanum stenotomum isolate F172 chromosome 10, ASM1918654v1, whole genome shotgun sequence includes:
- the LOC125843166 gene encoding uncharacterized protein LOC125843166: protein MPKEGAKYWYPRPQQTRISEVTTTNKFGALEGENKEEPHKESDFGRKEEKKGNQVEEQVHGTTQYEERSNKKEVNNTQNTSIEKDDAQSAIKDMLNLSDELEQSVKKMNDKEKEADGENEKEIEKKADTREHPDVGDSQIRETCNSQTHHVTIPPPKIDKLSEQERKEIQEREKDENMEINIDNIG from the coding sequence ATGCCAAAAGAAGGAGCAAAATATTGGTATCCTAGACCTCAACAAACTAGAATTAGTGAGGTCACTACTACAAACAAGTTTGGAGCATTAGAAGGTGAGAACAAGGAAGAACCACATAAAGAAAGTGACTTTggtagaaaagaagaaaagaaggggAACCAGGTAGAGGAACAGGTACATGGAACAACACAATATGAGGAAAGGAGCAATAAAAAAGAGGTGAACAATACACAAAACACTTCTATTGAGAAAGATGATGCTCAAAGTGCAATCAAAGATATGCTCAATTTATCAGATGAATTAGAGCAGTCGGTGAAAAAGATGAATGACAAAGAAAAAGAGGCAGATGGGGAAAACGAGaaggaaatagaaaaaaaagctGACACAAGAGAGCATCCAGATGTTGGCGATAGTCAGATAAGAGAGACATGCAATTCACAAACCCATCATGTAACAATACCACCTCCAAAGATAGATAAACTCTCTGAGcaggaaagaaaagaaatacaGGAAAGAGAGAAAGATGAGAACATGGAAATAAACATTGATAACATAGGTTGA